One segment of Mycolicibacterium baixiangningiae DNA contains the following:
- a CDS encoding DUF2470 domain-containing protein has protein sequence MAKTPPTTRPATTTAPTGPSTAERIRSACARGGGAMLAVEGVDPVSTPVHHLLDDGSFAITVPVAAALSTMVASSGAAGVQAVLEMTDYAPLPLREPVRSLVWIRGRVHTVPSDDVSALLDLVASADPNPALLQVNSGDHPRYALMRLEIESVVVADATGAESVGLSALLAARPDPFCAMESCWLQHMESAHQEVVDRLANRLPAAMRRGRVRPLGLDRYGVQLRVEDTDGDHDVRLPFPKPVDDVTGLSQAIRVLMGCPFLNGLQARRGR, from the coding sequence ATGGCCAAGACTCCTCCGACGACCAGACCGGCGACGACGACGGCACCGACTGGACCCTCCACGGCCGAGCGGATCCGCAGCGCATGCGCCCGCGGCGGCGGTGCGATGCTCGCGGTAGAGGGCGTCGACCCGGTCAGCACCCCGGTGCACCACCTCCTCGACGACGGGTCGTTCGCGATCACCGTCCCCGTCGCCGCCGCTCTCTCGACGATGGTCGCCTCCTCAGGAGCCGCGGGCGTACAGGCAGTGCTGGAGATGACCGACTATGCGCCGCTGCCGCTGCGGGAACCGGTGCGTTCCCTGGTGTGGATCCGCGGACGCGTGCACACCGTGCCGAGCGACGACGTGTCGGCGCTACTCGACCTGGTTGCCAGCGCCGACCCCAATCCCGCTCTGCTGCAGGTCAATTCCGGCGATCACCCGCGTTACGCGCTGATGCGGCTGGAGATCGAGTCCGTGGTGGTGGCCGACGCCACCGGCGCGGAGTCGGTGGGCCTGAGCGCACTGCTGGCAGCCCGGCCCGATCCGTTCTGCGCGATGGAGTCCTGCTGGCTGCAGCACATGGAGTCGGCGCACCAGGAGGTCGTCGACCGGTTGGCCAACCGGCTGCCCGCCGCCATGCGCCGCGGCCGGGTTCGCCCCCTGGGCCTGGACCGCTACGGCGTTCAGTTGCGTGTCGAGGACACCGACGGCGATCACGACGTGCGCCTGCCGTTCCCCAAACCCGTCGACGACGTGACCGGCCTCAGCCAGGCCATCCGGGTGCTGATGGGCTGCCCGTTCCTCAACGGTCTGCAGGCGCGGCGCGGGCGCTAG
- a CDS encoding CPBP family intramembrane glutamic endopeptidase, producing the protein MTRPLDELPDVLDARQRRAVRIEIAVVLAVTFGLSAYTASLRLLESVLLGLSGQVVALNPRRSTFDLLDLGLNLAGVFQLLAWGALGVYLLWRSGFRLADIGLARPRVRPDLLGGLGLAALIGLPGLALYQVARVLGLNASVEPAELYDTWWRIPVLLAMSFANGWAEEIIVVGFLLTRLRQLRVNPVVAIVAASLLRGAYHLYQGFGAGLGNVAMGLVFGYVWHRTGRLWPLIIAHALIDAVAFVGYALAAGHLGWLQ; encoded by the coding sequence GTGACCCGGCCCCTAGACGAGCTGCCCGATGTGCTCGACGCCCGGCAGCGCCGCGCGGTGCGCATCGAGATCGCCGTCGTCCTCGCGGTCACGTTCGGCCTCAGCGCCTACACCGCGTCACTGCGGCTGCTCGAGTCCGTGCTGCTCGGCCTGTCCGGCCAGGTGGTCGCGCTCAACCCGCGCCGGTCCACATTCGACCTCCTCGACCTCGGACTGAACCTGGCCGGCGTGTTCCAGCTCCTGGCGTGGGGGGCACTCGGGGTCTACCTGTTGTGGCGCAGCGGCTTCCGCCTGGCCGACATCGGGCTGGCGCGGCCGCGGGTGCGCCCCGACCTGCTCGGCGGCCTCGGGCTGGCCGCGTTGATCGGACTGCCCGGGCTGGCGCTCTACCAGGTGGCCCGTGTCCTGGGCCTCAACGCCTCGGTCGAACCCGCCGAACTGTACGACACGTGGTGGCGCATCCCGGTGCTGCTGGCGATGTCGTTCGCCAACGGGTGGGCCGAGGAGATCATCGTGGTCGGCTTCCTGCTGACCCGGCTGCGGCAGCTTCGGGTCAACCCCGTCGTGGCGATCGTCGCGGCGAGCCTGCTGCGCGGGGCATACCACCTGTACCAGGGCTTCGGCGCCGGCCTCGGCAACGTCGCGATGGGCCTGGTGTTCGGATACGTCTGGCACCGCACCGGGCGGCTGTGGCCGCTGATCATCGCGCACGCGCTGATCGACGCCGTGGCGTTCGTCGGCTACGCCCTGGCGGCCGGACACCTCGGCTGGTTGCAGTGA
- a CDS encoding histidine phosphatase family protein — MSGRLVLVRHGQSHANVERRLDTRPPGAALTDLGREQAGTFARGLTRSPGLLAHSLARRAAETAAEIAAATALEPHEFDGLHEVQVGELENRSDDEAITRFESVYQRWHQGELAVPMPGGETGDEVLDRYVPVLTQLRIRYLDDDAWGDDIVVVSHGAAIRLVSAVLAGVEGTFALDHHLANTESVVLAPVTDGRWSCVQWGARLPPFYPEPDADPVHDALESVDPMG; from the coding sequence GTGAGCGGCAGGCTGGTGCTGGTGCGCCACGGGCAGTCGCACGCCAACGTCGAACGGCGGCTCGATACCCGCCCGCCCGGCGCGGCCCTGACCGACCTCGGACGTGAACAGGCCGGCACGTTCGCGCGCGGACTGACCCGCTCGCCCGGGCTGCTCGCCCACTCGCTGGCGCGGCGTGCCGCCGAAACCGCCGCCGAGATCGCCGCCGCCACGGCGCTCGAACCGCATGAATTCGACGGCCTGCACGAGGTGCAGGTCGGTGAGCTCGAGAACCGCAGCGACGACGAGGCCATCACCCGGTTCGAGTCGGTCTACCAGCGCTGGCACCAGGGTGAGCTCGCCGTGCCGATGCCCGGCGGGGAGACCGGTGACGAGGTGCTCGACCGCTACGTGCCGGTGCTGACCCAACTGCGGATCCGCTACCTCGACGACGACGCCTGGGGGGACGACATCGTGGTGGTCAGCCACGGCGCGGCGATCCGGTTGGTGTCGGCGGTGCTGGCGGGTGTGGAGGGGACCTTCGCACTGGACCACCACCTCGCGAACACCGAATCGGTGGTGCTGGCCCCGGTCACCGACGGCCGGTGGAGCTGTGTGCAGTGGGGCGCGCGCCTACCACCGTTCTATCCCGAGCCCGATGCCGACCCGGTGCACGATGCACTGGAGTCGGTGGACCCGATGGGCTGA
- the pheA gene encoding prephenate dehydratase: MPRITYLGPQGTFTESALQQMVSGGLVPGGDAVTPVPTDSTPAGLEAVRSGAADYACVPIENSIEGSVLPTLDSLAVGVPLQIVAELTLDVSFSIVVRPDHQGDVTTVAAFPVAAAQVRRWLTEHLPAAQLIPAHSNAAAAADVAAGRADAGVSTALAAHHYGLRSLAAGVVDEPNARTRFVLVGRPAPPPARTGADRTSVALRLPNIPGALVAAMTELSIRDIDLTRIESRPTRTELGTYVFFLDWVGHIDDDAVAEALKALHSRCADVRYLGSWPTGTAAGAPPPRSDEATRWLSRLREGLPEDDR; encoded by the coding sequence GTGCCGCGCATCACCTATCTCGGCCCCCAGGGGACGTTCACCGAGTCGGCGTTGCAGCAGATGGTGTCGGGGGGCCTGGTGCCCGGCGGGGACGCGGTGACCCCCGTGCCGACCGACAGCACCCCCGCCGGACTCGAGGCCGTCCGGTCCGGGGCGGCCGACTACGCGTGCGTGCCGATCGAGAACTCGATCGAGGGTTCGGTGCTGCCCACCCTCGACAGCCTCGCGGTCGGCGTGCCCCTGCAGATCGTCGCCGAACTGACCCTGGACGTGTCCTTCAGCATCGTGGTGCGGCCCGACCACCAGGGTGACGTCACGACCGTCGCGGCGTTCCCGGTGGCCGCCGCCCAGGTGCGCCGCTGGCTCACCGAGCACCTGCCCGCCGCGCAGCTCATCCCCGCGCACTCGAACGCCGCCGCGGCCGCCGACGTCGCAGCCGGACGTGCCGATGCGGGCGTCAGCACGGCGCTGGCTGCCCACCACTACGGCCTGCGCAGCCTCGCCGCGGGCGTGGTCGACGAGCCGAATGCCCGCACCCGGTTCGTCCTCGTGGGCCGGCCTGCCCCACCCCCGGCCCGCACCGGAGCCGACCGCACCTCGGTCGCCCTGCGGCTGCCGAACATCCCTGGCGCGCTCGTCGCCGCGATGACCGAGCTGTCGATCCGGGACATCGATCTGACCCGCATCGAGTCCCGGCCCACCCGCACCGAACTGGGCACCTACGTGTTCTTCCTCGACTGGGTCGGCCACATCGACGACGATGCCGTCGCCGAGGCACTCAAAGCGCTGCACAGTCGTTGTGCCGATGTGCGATATCTGGGTTCCTGGCCGACCGGGACGGCCGCCGGCGCGCCACCGCCGCGCAGCGACGAGGCGACACGCTGGCTTTCACGACTGCGCGAAGGACTGCCGGAGGACGACCGGTGA
- a CDS encoding LCP family protein, with amino-acid sequence MIRRAPGHRPPPVWPPNPPTPPAPPPPAWERRLPPPPPPQLRHQPPPPRSARPPAPARPAVRPPVRPPVPPPVAAARPRRKRHWGRIVMTVLLVAVVVLVGLVVWVDTSLQRIPALTAYPDRPAAGRGTTWLLVGSDSRAGLDADQQARLATGGEVGTGRTDTIMLVHLPGLGSSAPATMVSLPRDSYVPIPGYGEDKINAAYALGGAPLLAQTVEQATGLRLDHYAEVGFDGFASIVDAVGGVTMCPSEPINDPLAGIDLPAGCQELDGRNALGFVRTRATPRADLDRMTNQRVFMSALLHRAASPAVFLNPLRWLPMAHAAGDALTVDTGAHVWDLARLGWALRGDLTTTTVPIGEFTSSGSGAVVVWDSAAASRLFEAMAADTPIPADVLDPGPTG; translated from the coding sequence GTGATCCGCCGCGCCCCCGGCCACCGGCCGCCGCCCGTGTGGCCGCCCAACCCGCCGACACCCCCGGCGCCCCCGCCGCCGGCGTGGGAGCGGCGCCTACCACCCCCGCCACCGCCGCAGCTGCGGCACCAGCCCCCACCCCCGCGGTCCGCGCGGCCACCGGCACCGGCCCGGCCGGCCGTTCGTCCACCGGTCCGCCCGCCCGTTCCGCCCCCGGTGGCCGCCGCCCGCCCCCGCCGTAAACGCCACTGGGGCCGGATCGTCATGACCGTGCTGCTCGTCGCGGTCGTCGTGCTGGTGGGCCTGGTCGTGTGGGTCGACACGTCGCTGCAGCGCATTCCCGCGCTGACCGCCTACCCGGACCGGCCCGCCGCCGGCCGGGGCACCACCTGGCTGCTGGTCGGCTCCGACAGCAGGGCCGGCCTGGATGCCGACCAGCAGGCGCGACTCGCCACCGGCGGTGAGGTCGGCACCGGGCGAACCGACACGATCATGCTGGTCCACCTCCCCGGACTGGGCTCGAGCGCCCCGGCGACGATGGTGTCGCTCCCCCGCGACTCCTACGTGCCGATCCCCGGTTACGGGGAGGACAAGATCAACGCCGCGTACGCGCTGGGCGGTGCGCCGCTGCTGGCGCAGACCGTCGAACAGGCGACCGGGCTGCGCCTCGACCACTACGCCGAGGTCGGATTCGACGGGTTCGCCTCGATCGTCGACGCCGTCGGCGGGGTGACCATGTGCCCGTCCGAGCCGATCAACGATCCCCTGGCCGGCATCGACCTGCCCGCGGGCTGCCAGGAACTCGACGGCCGCAACGCGCTCGGCTTCGTACGCACCCGGGCCACCCCGCGCGCCGATCTCGACCGGATGACCAACCAGCGGGTGTTCATGTCGGCGCTGCTGCACCGCGCGGCCAGCCCCGCGGTGTTCCTCAACCCGTTGCGCTGGCTGCCGATGGCACACGCGGCCGGTGACGCCCTGACCGTCGACACCGGCGCGCACGTGTGGGACCTCGCCCGGCTCGGCTGGGCGCTGCGCGGTGACCTCACCACCACGACGGTCCCGATCGGCGAGTTCACCAGCAGCGGCTCCGGGGCCGTCGTGGTCTGGGACAGCGCTGCGGCAAGCCGGCTGTTCGAGGCGATGGCCGCCGACACGCCGATACCAGCCGACGTGCTCGACCCCGGCCCGACCGGCTAG
- a CDS encoding ferritin, producing MTTSGALDTKFHGLLKEQIRSEFTAAQQYIAIAVYFDGADLPQLAKHFYGQSVEERNHAMMLVQYLLDRDVELEVPGVDEVCNRFDSARDALALALDLERTVTEQISRLASVAREEGDYLGEQFMQWFLKEQVEEVAQMTTLVRIAERAGANLFHLEDFVARDMAGAGADSSAPRAAGGAL from the coding sequence ATGACGACATCCGGCGCTCTCGACACCAAATTCCACGGACTTCTCAAAGAGCAGATCCGCAGCGAATTCACCGCCGCTCAGCAATACATCGCGATCGCGGTGTACTTCGACGGCGCCGACCTGCCGCAGCTCGCCAAGCACTTCTACGGCCAGTCCGTCGAAGAGCGCAACCACGCCATGATGCTCGTGCAGTACCTGCTGGACCGCGACGTCGAGCTCGAGGTCCCCGGTGTCGACGAGGTGTGCAACCGGTTCGACTCCGCGCGGGACGCCCTGGCCCTGGCCCTGGATCTCGAGCGCACCGTCACCGAGCAGATCAGCCGGCTGGCCAGTGTGGCGCGCGAAGAGGGCGACTACCTTGGCGAGCAGTTCATGCAGTGGTTCCTCAAGGAGCAGGTCGAAGAGGTCGCGCAGATGACGACCCTGGTCCGCATCGCCGAGCGCGCGGGCGCCAACCTGTTCCACCTCGAGGACTTCGTCGCCAGGGACATGGCCGGCGCCGGGGCGGATTCGAGTGCCCCGCGGGCGGCGGGCGGCGCGCTCTAG